Below is a window of Quercus robur chromosome 6, dhQueRobu3.1, whole genome shotgun sequence DNA.
ACAGGCTCAAAAGGAAGCAGCAAGTCCTTCGTACGATCATGGTCAATTTGCGAGAACTGATTTTTGAAGCTGAAGACATACTAGCAGATTGCCAACTTCAGTCGAGGGATAATGACCCCTTTTCCGCTGGTTGGTTTATGTGCATCTATCCTAAAAAACTGCCATTCCAGTATCAGACTGGAAAGCGCCTTAAAGAAATCAACGAGAAAATTATCGAAATCAAGAAAAACATTGGACCCTATCTTGGAGTATCAATTTTGAACCAACCAGACCAAAATGACTTGTTTCCTAGATGGAGCTCTCCTGTGTATGATCATACACAAGTGGTAGGATTGGAAGGTgacaaaagaaagataaaagatTGGGTATTTAATGCAGATGACGGCATACTGGGAATTGGAGTGGTTGGTATGGGTGGGCTGGGAAAAACCACCATTGCTCATGAAGTTTTCAATGATCGAGAAGTAGAGGTGCACTTTGAAAGAAGAATGTGGGTTTCTGTTTCCCAGACTTTTACTGAAGAACAAATTATGAGAAGCATGTTGAGGAACCTGGGAGATGCAAGTTCAGGAGATGATCGAGGTGAATTACTGAGAAAAATAAACCAATATCTCATAGGGAAGAGATATTTGATTGTAATGGATGATGTGTGGAGCGAGGATGTTGCTTGGTGGCAAAGAATTTTGGCAGGATTACCTAAAGGAAATGGAAGCACTGTTATTATTACTTCAAGAAATGAGAAAGTCGTACGAAAGATGGGAGTAAAGGAGGACAAAATCCATTGGCCTAAATGCCTTAGTGGGTCTGATAGCTGGTTGCTCTTTCGAAAGATTGCATTTGCAGCCAGTGGTGGTGAATGTACATTCCCTGAGCTAGAGAATATTGGGAAGGAGATTGTAGTGAAGTGCAAGGGTCTTCCATTAGCAATTAAGGTAGTTGGAGGAATGATGCTTTGTAAACCGCCTCGATATCATGAATGGAAGCGGATTTCAGACCATTTCCGCAATGAATTAGCTGAAAATGATGATTCTGAGAGTGGATTGAGGGCTACACTACAATTGAGCTATGATGAGCTCCCGTCTTATCTGAAGTCATGCTTCCTTTGTTTCTCTATTTTCCCAGAGGATTGTGTCATAGGCAAAGATCAATTAGTCCGTTGGTGGATTGGAGAAGGTTTTGTCCCACTGAGGGGTGGCAGATCAACAACTGAAGCAGGGGAAGATTGTTTCTCAGGTTTAACAAATCGTTGTTTGATTGAGGTTGTTGATAAGACTTACAATGGGACTATTTACAATTGCACAATTCATGATATGGTTCGTGATTTGGTGCTAAAAGTTGCAGAAGATGATGCATTCTATAACGAAAATGGTTCAAGTTGTCGTCATTTGGGGATCCAAAACGATTTAGGCCCAAAGCACCTCATTGCCAATCAAAAGTTGCGGGCATTGTTGTCCACAAATAAGACTGCTGAAGTAAACAAGATTGCATCAAGCATGGCCAAAAAAGTTCACGAGTCTCGGTACTTGCGGGTATTGGATGTTTCCAGATCAATCTTTGAAGCATCTCTCTCAGTTACATTGAATCAGATTGGTTCCCTTCAGCACCTAACCTACCTCAGTTTAAGCAACACTCATCCACTGATTCAACTCCCACCTTCACTTGAGAAGATCAGCcaccttcaaattttggatgtgagttattgtcaaaatttgaaaatgattcCATCTTATATTGTGACTTTTAAGAAGCTCAAGGTTTTAGATGTAAGCCATTGCGGTTCACTTGAATGCTTGCCCAAAGGCTTGGGAAGGCTTTCAAACCTTGAGGTATTGTTGGGGTTTAGACCTGCCAGATCAAGTCAATTAGAAGGTTGTCGCATTGGTGAATTAAGAAATTTGACTAAACTCAGGACATTGGGTTTACAAATAACTCGGGCTGATGAGATTGGAGACAATGAGGTCAATGCATTGATAAATCTCCAAGAACTGCAATATTTGACAGTGAGTTGCTTCGATAGTCATGGTAGTGACCTGATTACCAAGGTCGATAAACTCTTTCCTCCACAGCAACTCCATGAGCTGTGTCTCAAATTCTATCCAGGAAAGATGAGTCCAATGTGGCTCAACCCCATATCACTGCCTTTCTTAAAGTTTCTTTCAATCTCCTCTGGTGATATTGCAGAGATGAATCAGAGATTTTGGGGGGATGTTAATACCGTCTGGAAGATTGAGGCTTTGATGTTGGAATCTCTCTCGAATTTGGGAGTGGAATGGTTGAGGGTGCAACGAGTTATGCCTTCATTAAGAGTTGTGAATGTGAGTTGGTGTCCGGAGTTGGGATCTTTCCCAGTTGATGATTTTGGCTTTAGAGGTGGCGTTTGGAAGAAGGAAGAGCACAGAAGCTAAAACAATGACAAACGTGAGGAGGAATAaatttgatgtaattttttttttttttttttaatcatgccATTGTAAAACTCTTGTTTCTTATTATATGTAAACATGGATATCATATATATTCAGCAATTGATGCCATTCATTAAACTCTTAGTTTCTATACATTGTTACAAATAAATCATGACAGCACAAATGTGTTCTTTCTTGTGAAGTTACATACTAATCATTAAGCTAGAAAGAAATTAGTTTTTGCTTTCCTATCATAAATAAATCATGTCACTGGCTTATGTAAGCATTAATACTGCTCTCAGGCTGCTTCTATTTTACGAGACAATTCTGTTTATAGATTAGTAAGGCCAATTATTTGTCTGGGCTAATGGTATTCAATGAGGTAGTTGATTAACGGTTACTCTCAATGGCTTGATTGATATGCATGATCAAATATGGATTTCTAGGAAAATTATTGGATAATCTCATGATACAATAATGTCGTATTCATTCCTTTCACATGAATGATGGATCTtgctatgaatttaattaatgtgATATACTATTATATCATAGAAGGAAGAACATTATTATTGTACTCCTAGAGTGTTGTATGACTGCATTTTTGGTCTCATAATGAGGATTAAGAAATCCTACATCATTTCATGACCATTTTTAAACTTCTTGGatgatataaatataattcCATCGTTACAATTAACTTTATAATTTTCGGTTCAACCTTACTTTAGTCTATAACCTACTAATCTTCTACATTGATTCTATTTCCATCAATCGTACCAAGATTGTGTTGTGGAATGTTTTGCTTAACAAGTATTAAGCTCGGTTTTTGGTTTCTATATGTGAACAACTTTGGCGGAACcattcacaataaatttcacaaatgCTGAGTTgacaaataattattgattttaataTGAACCCTCCACTTAAACTACTTTATTATCTACCATTAATAAATTACCACCTTAAAGATCTCAAACAATCTTGCAAAACTGTTGTGAAATATGTCGTGTCTCTAGActttattatttcattatttctctctaataaataaaattttccaaagCCAAGATGGGGAAACCCTGAGCCTGATCCTGGGCCTTTACATTATGTTGAAATGGTTCGGACTTCAAAGTTCGGCCCAGACCCAGGTTTTGTTTTTCTCAATTCCCCCCCAGGATACCGAAATTTCCAGATCTCAAAAACGTAccgttttgttttttgggtggTTGTGTGGTTTTCAGGTTCCCAATTCTCAAttctcaattctctctcttcttcgaAATTTGAAAGCAGTGAAGCCCCCGGGAGAAAGAAAATACTGTTTCACCAACTCTAAAAAGGTAGAGTCTTCCATTTCCAGATCTCAAAagttcttaacttttttttcttttcttttcatatagttccattcaaaacaaattccaaaaatatGTTTATAATGCTAAGATCTCATACTTCTCTGATCTCAATTCTGATAtgctttttaaaaatctttcagaaagagagagtgagagaaaaaaaaaaaaaattagcgaGATGGATCCGGATTCAGTGAAATCGACTCTGAGTAACTTAGCATTTGGAAATGTTATGGCCGCCGCTGCTCGTGATTATCAaaaggtgtgtgtgtgttctcCTCTTCAATTCactttgcaattttattttatattttttttcatcagatccaaattttttctgttattgttgtatttgtatttgtatttgtactttgttagtttttttttttttttgataaatttatttcaacAGGCTAGAAATCTTTGAATTCACATGATTAAGTAAAAGCATCAAGAATCTTTATTGTTTTGCAATTATGGGAATTAAGTCTGTTAAAGTTCCCAAAATAATTTGAGGGAGTTGTATAAAAATCTTAGCTTGCCGTGTCTAGCTCCCCAATTCTCTATTAATAGCTTTTGCAATCTAGAATTTAAGAAGCAAATGAATCCTTGATGCTCCATTGGAAACACAAGAATGCTACTTTTCTTTCTACGTGTCTGTTTCCGATTGCAATGTTAGATTTTAGTCTTTAAATTAACTGCCCACTTgcttttttgatgaaaaattgattttgtatGTCACCCTATATTATACTGTTGCTTAGCAGAATGTAAAGATCTTTATGCGGTCCTCATAAGTCAAGAAGTATATCTATCCATTCgggttttttaaaatttcaatgttCTATGATTGTTTCTGGTTGAAGTGGGCTATAAGTAGTTTAGTTAATACTAAAAAATGTTTGCCAggttaaataatattttccttgTGATTTAGAATGACTAATAACATGATTTAAGAATGTAGTGTTTGATTCTTACAGTTAGCGAGCAACGTAGCTTCGGTTGCCAATTGTTATGTTGTCTCATGCGTACTTAAATAATCTTACAGGAAGTGCTTGCTCAAGGGAAGTCACAGGCATCAAGTTCTGTCAACCAGGAGGTCGACCTTGATGAGTTGATGGACGTAAGTTATATAGTAATTCATGCATTTAGCATATTAATGCAGTTGTTTCTATTTATAAGGTGTACTTGCATTGGGTGATATTAGGATCCTGAGCTGGAAAAATTGCATTCCGATAGGATTGCAGCTCTCAAGGttagaattttgaattttattcccCCCTGAACTGACCTAGATGCATTATGATGTATAGATTTGGAGTAAGCATTCTATATTTATGATAGGATTTATTTGAATAGAAAGAAGCTGAGAAGCGAGAAGCATTAAAGAAGCAAGGGCATGGAGAATACAGGGAGGTTACTGAGGGGGATTTCTTGGGTGAAGTTACTGGTAGTGAAAAAGTGATTTGTCATTTCTACCATCGGGAGTTCTATCGCTGCAAGTAAAGCATTTACtttaatctttctctctctctctctctctcatgtacACACATGAATGTctgaattacaaaatttttggtgTTAATGCCAAATGGATTTTGTTAGGATTGTGGATAAGCATTTGAAAACCCTTGCACTAAAGCATGTTGATACAAAGTTCATCAAGTTGGATGCAGAGGTCAGTATACATGAGTTTTTCAGTTAATATGATTTAATAGATAAATCTTTTGGTATTTTACTCAATTTGAGCATATCCAATTGCAATATCAGAATTTGGGGATTCATTTATTGCTAAACTTTGATCATTCAAGATGAAATTGAATacattattgaaaatgaaatgcaGAATGCACCCTTCTTTGTTGCTAAACTAGGAGTCAAGACCTTGCCATGTGTCATTCTTTTCAGGTAAGGTCATATTTGTTGTCCTTTAATTGTTGTAATTCATCAATTTTTGTATTGGCATATCAGTACTGTACCAAAAGACAGTCGGAGACCAAAAGAAGTTGGAAGTAGTGAAAAAAGAGCTCTCATAAGATTCTggccttcttttgttttttaatattataatgaTAATGACATATAATTAGCAGTATTTGCCTGGATGTAGCCCAGACAAGCATAACTTGATCATTAGCCTAAGGTTATCAGTGCTGATATGCCTCATGTTTATTTCATGACCTTCAGATTATGCTGCATTTTTGCATCATTTGATTATTGTCACAATGTTTACTTTCAGAAAAGGAATTGCAGTAGATAGGCTAGTTGGGTTTCAAGATCTGGGAGGAAAAGATGATTTTTCCACAAAGACACTTGAGGCCCTACTAATAAAGAAAGGTAATGCTTTTGTCCAGTGTGTTTCGCATTTCTTAGCTTGTCACAATATTCTCTCAACTATCATTGTACAGGTATTCTTattgagaagaaagaagatGCAGATGCAGAGGATGATGGTAATCATGAAAATAGGCGCAGGACAGTGAGATCCTCTTTGAATCCTGATTCTGATTCTGACTGAAAAATGGAAGAACTGCAGATTTTCTATCTGGATTCTTAGTTCAGGTCACTTGGGGAGGCCTGGGGTGGGGGAAGGATCCTAGATATTGAGAGAATTTGAGATGCTTTTTAAATGCATGCTTGTGTTGTTGTAGTCACTTCTGCTTCATGTGAATTTATTCCAGCGTGTTCTTTTTGAACAATGATTACTCAATAGGCACTTTGACCATTTATATCAACTGTTGAGCCCTATGGAGAAATGAGTCCTAGGTTACCATTCCATAAATGCCTTGTTTGAGCAAGCATGCCTAACCAACTTGATGACAAGTAATGCAACTTTATCTAAAGCCCATATTGGTGGTTTGAGAGTCCCTCCAAGACAGGAATAAGTTTATTGGTGATAGATTCTAATTATTTTGGTTCTATTGATGGATTGATTGAAATTCCTATCTAGACTGCACTAATTTCTCTACGCATGCCACagttgttaaaacttaaaactgcAGTCCAAATTGTAGGATTGCATAATCCTATGAGAACTTTCCCAAAATAATTAGAATCTCATTCGAGTAGCAATGAACTCAGACCCAATCCAACCCAAACTATTGGGTTAGGCCGGTTTTTAGaggttggtgggttgggttgagttgtgaaatttgtttttaCAGTAGCTCAGGTTGGGTTCGGGTCATAAGACTCACAAATTCATCTAACCCGACCCAACtcacctatatttaatatacatttaaaattttaaaaaatattatgcaatTTTGTTATTTGCTTTTTTAGCCCTCTTCCTAAATAAAACCCATACTCTAAGTTCTCCTCATATAGTTTGTATTGGTTTGGTGTTATGCTCAGgattatttggttataaatttgcatttatttgtagtgATGTTCTAATTCTCCGTTTAATATTAgtaatagtaattttttataaaaaaaaaaattgtccaatcCACATGGGTACAACTTGATCCATGTGGGctgggttggattttttttaacccaccatgaTGGGTTGAGTTGAAAAAACCCCTCAATCCGACTCATGCACACTTCTAATAGAAAtttgctatcatttttttttttcttcttcatttaaaaatagGATTTTACTATCCTTGATTCGATCCATGAAACCTTTCCATCGATCATCAGAAGCATCTCAATTTAAAAAACTTTGTGCCTTACTCAATGTCTTCATAATGTTAGAATTGAGTCTGTAACTCATCATGTTAGAATCAAGTCTATAACTAATGTCATGAGTCATGACAACGCAAATATTGGTAATATGTGAGTTGGCTAATAATTTACAACctataaaaaagataataatttaCAACCATTcaaatcaaatatattaaaattacaaccaaaatagaaaaaaatattctacAAATATTCACAAAATCCCGCGTAAATTTTTAGTGATCCAACcttcttttactatttaaccaagaattatatgaaattttaaaatgatattttaagtattaagtatataatctaaattaaataaaaaaaagttacttttaatataaaatcaTACCTAAAAAGGAAAAgcttatttttatgttaatatatcttctttttatcatcaaaaatgtaaaattaaaaaaaaaatccaaaattgacCCTTAATTCAGTTAGGAAAATGTTTTTATGCTCACTTTAATTACCAGAATTTTTATGTAACCCACTATATGATGGTTAAAAAATCTATATGCATGTACTTATAGTCACATGACATTTTTAATGAGTTTTGTAATTTACTTAAATAATACATAATACATACTAGTCTCGTCACACACACTCAGCACATgcaaggaaacttttttttttttttagtttaatataatttttcaatttaaatttatctattattagTGAGGTTACACATaatgaaatgtttaagaaactaaaatttaggatttaaaaTGAAGTAAAATGCTAAGTTTAATATGTGctagtttttagaaaaaaaatattaaaatgtgcgtgaaatatgtatatataaatagagagtgtgctaattttcaggaaaaaaatttctctactagttttttaaaaaaaaaaaaaaatttgttgaataacaattttaaccccatttaaaaaaaaaaaattatttaattaaattaagggaattttttatatattctaaaattataactaattttctgaatacaaattaaaaataaagattatttaattaaattagagtATTTAACAGGGTTTGCTAATAAttgaattaaaagaaatataagaaCAGAAGAGACAGACAGAATTTGGGCGGGAAACGGAATAGAGACGTTGAAGGGGCTGTTAGATGATCCGTTAGGATTTGAATGGAACGGCCTCGCATgtcggtctctctctctctctctctgtatatCTCATGCCAATTTTTAGATTACAGCCAAATGGTGTTGAGGTCGAGACTGGGTCGAGAGAgcatattctctctctctctctttctctccgcAAATTTCTATGGACGTTCACATCCTCACAATTACTCCTCTTCTTTTTTGCTTTACTTATTTCCCTTTCCCCACAAAACCTCCCTTTCCTTGTTCTAaggtaaaaattattttctctctctccctgtAAATTTAGGGTTtcggatttttcttttttttttttttttttttttttgaggtaaggGTTTCGGATTTCaacttctctctttttggttcttttaatttagtgtatttattttttgctgataCAAAATTATGGGTTTGGAAATGTGTAAAATCTAAAATGTGCAGCCATTTTGGCCTGGGACTTGGGAGTTCTGGCATGAGtggttgatttgtttttgtttttttttttttttttgccatctaTCACAGCCGATCACACAAATTACCAAATGAGTGTCACCATGTCTGGAACAATTTCTCCCAAACCAGGTTATCCAATTCTATTCAATCTTTTCATACGTATCtctgtcttcttttttaatgttaataCCTTGTGTTGTTCCCATGATTGCACATTATTgaccttaaaaataaataaatgctgcgaacacaatatttttcacaattgctGGCATGGCCTATTGTGACACTACTTTATTATGAACCAATCACAACAGGTCTGttagattaaatgattaaattcatcaatttttaatagcttaagcttttggaacAGTTAGTAATTTATCATTGTGTCAAGGGTAGGAGATCCTAGGTTCAAACCATGTCTTCTTCTTACcttccattttaaaaaaattcccatTTGTTGGGTCCCACTTACTAAGGGCAACTTAAacgattaaattcatcatttcctaatagtttaagcttttgggacaattgataattttatCAAGGTCATGTCATCAATGGTGAAAAATATTGTCTCTAGacttattgtaaaaaaatttggtatGTATTTGGTGAAGAGTAGTGATGAGTATATGGAATTCTAATAAAATTGCACAAAAACATGGATATTAATATGCTTTGGCATGCTCTTAATGAAAATAGCAATGATAGGAAaaccttagatttttttttttaacaatttatgctAACTCATATGTGATGtttatatatacttatatcATGATCACATGTTTACATACAGCCATTGAAAGATCTGATGCTGAGAACTTGGACCATGAGAAGAAGAATAGAATTGCAGCTTTGAAGAAGAAAGCGATTAATGCCTCTGCCAAGTTCAGGAATTCTTTGACAAGAAAGGGTAGGAGAAGTAGTAAAGTGATATCTGTTGAAATTGAGGACGTACATGATGCAGAGGAGTTGCAGGCCGTGGATGCTTTCCGTCAAGCACTTATATTGGAGGAGCTACTGCCTACAAAGCACGATGATTATCATATGATGCTCAGgttactttttttgtttcttgtttccaTCATGAATTTTGTGGATGAAATTGGCCTTGGATAAAATAACCTGTTTATAAAATAGCATAGAAAAAGGGAAACTGTTCTCTTAATGGAAAAGGTGGATACAGTCATACAgattatgtgtgtgtatgtgtatttcTATCAGATTAGAAAAGTATccttatatctttttctttttaagctcACACTTACGTTAATGCTCTGAAATTAATTGAAACTGTTGCTAGAAGATTAAACACTTTAGTTAATGTTTGAGTACAATTGGTAATTTGGTAAGTGGCATGTGTTGCACAGTTTATGAAGATTGATTCTGCGAAAGAGGAGATGAACATAATTACTGTACTTATTTTttagtaaactaaaaaaatttcattttattcttttgtcaAGTAATTTGAAAACTTTTCCTTTGATACTACAGATTCTTGAAGGCCAGGAAATTTGATGTGGAGAAAACAAAGCAAATGTGGTCAGACATGCTCCAGTGGAGGAAGGAATATGGTGCTGACACTGTTATGGAGGTATATCTTGTAGATATGGGTGGCTGGGGCTAGAAATGCTTTGAAATTTCGTATTATTTctttgctttccctttttctctattattcttttttttttttttttttttttttttttttttatattttaaggaTTTTAATTTCCCAACAGTGTGCCCCACTTGCTTAGctgcttttccttctttttcttcttgc
It encodes the following:
- the LOC126733091 gene encoding disease resistance RPP13-like protein 4 isoform X1, yielding MVDAVVSVFLDNLLKALSEESRILVEFRDQFEKLQSELLLMQGFLKDADRLKRKQQVLRTIMVNLRELIFEAEDILADCQLQSRDNDPFSAGWFMCIYPKKLPFQYQTGKRLKEINEKIIEIKKNIGPYLGVSILNQPDQNDLFPRWSSPVYDHTQVVGLEGDKRKIKDWVFNADDGILGIGVVGMGGLGKTTIAHEVFNDREVEVHFERRMWVSVSQTFTEEQIMRSMLRNLGDASSGDDRGELLRKINQYLIGKRYLIVMDDVWSEDVAWWQRILAGLPKGNGSTVIITSRNEKVVRKMGVKEDKIHWPKCLSGSDSWLLFRKIAFAASGGECTFPELENIGKEIVVKCKGLPLAIKVVGGMMLCKPPRYHEWKRISDHFRNELAENDDSESGLRATLQLSYDELPSYLKSCFLCFSIFPEDCVIGKDQLVRWWIGEGFVPLRGGRSTTEAGEDCFSGLTNRCLIEVVDKTYNGTIYNCTIHDMVRDLVLKVAEDDAFYNENGSSCRHLGIQNDLGPKHLIANQKLRALLSTNKTAEVNKIASSMAKKVHESRYLRVLDVSRSIFEASLSVTLNQIGSLQHLTYLSLSNTHPLIQLPPSLEKISHLQILDVSYCQNLKMIPSYIVTFKKLKVLDVSHCGSLECLPKGLGRLSNLEVLLGFRPARSSQLEGCRIGELRNLTKLRTLGLQITRADEIGDNEVNALINLQELQYLTVSCFDSHGSDLITKVDKLFPPQQLHELCLKFYPGKMSPMWLNPISLPFLKFLSISSGDIAEMNQRFWGDVNTVWKIEALMLESLSNLGVEWLRVQRVMPSLRVVNVSWCPELGSFPVDDFGFRGGVWKKEEHRS
- the LOC126733091 gene encoding thioredoxin domain-containing protein PLP3B-like isoform X2; amino-acid sequence: MDPDSVKSTLSNLAFGNVMAAAARDYQKEVLAQGKSQASSSVNQEVDLDELMDDPELEKLHSDRIAALKKEAEKREALKKQGHGEYREVTEGDFLGEVTGSEKVICHFYHREFYRCKIVDKHLKTLALKHVDTKFIKLDAENAPFFVAKLGVKTLPCVILFRKGIAVDRLVGFQDLGGKDDFSTKTLEALLIKKGILIEKKEDADAEDDGNHENRRRTVRSSLNPDSDSD